From the genome of Marinobacter antarcticus, one region includes:
- a CDS encoding quaternary amine ABC transporter ATP-binding protein, which produces MSIPAQPVIKCESVYKIFGDNAVKMLKQSGGKVDTASLLEAGCVIGVNNASFEVHKGEMLVVMGLSGSGKSTLLRCISRLIDTTAGDIFIDGEDLLAMNAKELINIRRNKMGMVFQSFALLPHKTVLENIALPLQAKGMSTNDSMDRAMDMVNLVELTGCENDFPRQLSGGQQQRVGIARSLAVEPDIWFLDEPFSALDPLIRREMQDEFLRLQSSLNKTILFVTHDFDEALRLADRIAIMKDGVIEQIDTPANIVLNPATEYVAKFTRGVPRERVLSCQTIMGKYDASAEMSDITVSEDAIVETVAESVLTEQKPVAVIDAENKIVGVLNRSTVIHVLFGEANSMPVNN; this is translated from the coding sequence ATGTCAATACCAGCTCAGCCGGTGATCAAGTGCGAGTCTGTCTATAAAATTTTTGGCGACAACGCTGTAAAAATGTTGAAACAGTCAGGCGGAAAAGTAGATACAGCATCATTACTTGAAGCAGGGTGTGTTATTGGTGTTAACAATGCCTCTTTTGAAGTGCACAAAGGAGAAATGCTCGTTGTCATGGGCCTGTCAGGCTCTGGAAAATCGACCCTTTTGCGCTGTATTTCACGCCTGATCGACACCACTGCTGGCGATATCTTTATTGATGGCGAAGATCTGCTTGCCATGAACGCAAAAGAACTCATCAACATCCGTCGTAACAAAATGGGCATGGTGTTCCAGAGTTTTGCCCTGCTGCCTCACAAGACAGTGCTGGAAAACATTGCCTTACCACTGCAAGCGAAAGGCATGAGCACCAACGACAGCATGGACCGTGCGATGGACATGGTAAATCTGGTGGAGCTCACAGGTTGCGAAAATGACTTCCCGCGACAACTCTCTGGCGGCCAACAACAACGTGTTGGCATCGCTCGCTCATTGGCAGTGGAACCTGATATCTGGTTCCTTGATGAGCCATTCTCAGCCCTGGACCCTTTGATTCGCAGGGAGATGCAAGACGAGTTCTTACGTTTACAAAGTAGCTTAAATAAAACCATCTTGTTCGTGACCCACGACTTTGATGAAGCACTGCGCCTTGCCGATCGCATTGCCATTATGAAAGACGGTGTCATCGAACAGATTGATACCCCAGCAAACATCGTACTCAACCCGGCCACGGAGTACGTCGCCAAGTTCACCCGCGGAGTGCCACGCGAACGCGTACTCTCTTGCCAAACCATCATGGGGAAATATGACGCCTCTGCTGAGATGAGTGACATCACTGTATCTGAAGATGCCATTGTCGAAACCGTAGCCGAGTCGGTGTTAACTGAGCAAAAGCCGGTGGCTGTCATTGATGCAGAAAACAAGATTGTTGGCGTTTTAAACCGCAGCACCGTAATACACGTCTTGTTTGGTGAAGCTAACAGTATGCCAGTCAATAACTAA